The Aspergillus nidulans FGSC A4 chromosome VIII genome contains the following window.
AATTTCGGGGCTTCCTTGGCCAGCCGCAAGGACGATGGAAAAGCTCGAGGCGACAACTCTCGAGTGCCCCCTCACGGAAAGCCAGGCATTCTAAATAAGTCCCTGATTGCCTTTTCCACGTTGGCGGATGGCATTGAACAAGGCGCACGGAATGTACTGACGTCTGGGTCGACGGCTGCCTCTACAATGATTGGTCATCGCTACGGAGCGGAGGCCGGGGCGGTCGCCTCCAATCTGACAGGAGGTATCAAGAATGTGGGGTTAGTTTATATTGACGCCTCGGGAGTTAGCCGCAAGGCGGTTCTCAAGTCTGTTGCTAAGGGTATGATCGTTGGACGCATGAAGAACGGACAGCAAGTCGTTGTTGGCTCAGGCGACGGTGGAGATTTGTCCCCCCCCGGGCCGGGTCTCAGTCCGGTGGGAAGACGCCCATCTCCCAGCCCAACTCCGCCCCCTGCGTACGGCGCTCCGGGCACATACTCGGTCGGCGGAGCAAGCATGTCAGGCGGGAAACGTTGAAGCTCTAACGTCAACACATAATTGACTTTGTTTTCTTCGGTTTTACGGTTAATTGTTCACTTATTCCTCCGTTACATAGGGCATACTATTCTCGACGAGTTACGGCAGGCTGTCTTGTCTTCAAATTACTTTTGACGTATGCACGTTCTTGCTGGAATTTGTGATACGGTAACGATACCACTTCTGGGATGTgagagctgcagcagcacTTTAATTGATAAAGAATATACCTACATTTCGTGAAATGCCGAACACTTGAGGTGACATTTCAGGTAGTAATTTGTAATTTATAATCTATAGTTGACCAAGTTCCTGTAAGGCAAGGTGAGCCCCCCCGATCCTCTTGATTTCTGATAGTCGAGCTATCAGGTAGGCAGGATAggcaaaatatatattgctCTCAGCAGTCGATATAGGTATTATTTATCCCTAGAGTCAAATCGAGACTAGGAACGCTTTAAACTATTTTTAGACTAATGCATAAATAATGAACCGTCAGACGTCAATTGACTACCATGGGAATACAGATAATCATTTAAAGTGCTGTAAAACTTGTACGAAGCCACTTATTAAATCTGGGGAGGGCCCGGGAGCTTCCATGGGACAAGTGGAGCTCTCTGCGGGAAGAGCTACCGAGTAGCTTCTCTTCTGGGCCTGGTAGACAGGCTCCTGCGCTGTTCAATAACGCTATGGACTACTGCGGAGTATCGTGGAATGGTAAAGAAAGAAGATTGCTATACTCTGGATGATTGACCGCCAGTTTCGTTGCTTTGGCAGCAACGGTTAAGATGAGGATCGGCTGCGCCCGCGGCTCTAGCAACATCCCAGCCGAGATGAAACAGTGGTTCGCTGCCCCTGATCATTTGGCAGATGGGCCATGGCCCATGGCCAGTTTTGTCCAAACTAGCCAGCCTTTTTGCCAACGATGGATACCAGGTTGATGCTGGTCGACTGTGGGTCTATTATCATCATGGTATCGGCATTATTATGGGCAGCTTCAACATTAGGTGGCTCAATTCAGCCTGGAGTCCCTGAATGATTTAAGCGGGCATCATTAGAAATAATGGCATTATCACCGTGTTTTAGAGTTATGCTTAGTGCTAAGAATTGAAGAGTCCTGTGCATCCTTGGGTTTCGAGAGGCATGCAAGAGCTGCCATTCGACCTAGCCATGCACCCTCCATCCTCGACCATCGAatcaccagcagcagaattAGAGCATAGCTTCGAGCCTCGAGTAGAGTACAGTAAAGACGAGAAAAGATCAGTACAAGCAAGCTGAGGTCGAAATTCGCTGGCATTCGGTTTGTAGAGGGCGACTCGATTGTTGCCCGCCGCTGCAACCCAACTACTAGTAACGAttgttgctttcttctcaCCTCACCTACACTCCCGTCtctccccttctcttccttcttccctccCACCCCCTCCCGCCTCCCCTTCCGTTCTTCCCTTCgtcgttttctttcttcttcccttcttcctcctcccttggGTCTATAAACCCTCCTCCTTGGGGCTCTGGTTGCCGCGCGCTTTCGTCTCCCCTCGCGCCGTTACCGTCGCCCCCTGTCCGCTTTCTGGGGCCACAGGAAGAGTCGACCTCTTACAACGCCCTCTTGCCGCTGCTTCGCTCCTCAAATTCGTACTCCCGGTCGGTCATGCTCGCCTAAATCTAGATTACACTCTGCCTTTTCAATTCGTCCAGCAGCAGTGTTGAGTTGGGTTAGCCTGCGACCGACCTTTGACCGTTTGGCTTGTGCTGGTCGCGTCTCCCGAGGCTCGCTCCCCTTCCCGCCCGCGTTTGTCGCTCCCACTCATTCACGCCCTCTCCAGCGCATTCCAACCAGGTAGCCGACACTTTGGAGAGAGCTGGGGTACAGAAGGCAATTCTGCAGTGCAGATCCACAGCCGTCATATCGTTGCGACCGAGTCTTCAATCGAATAAAAACAATTCCcaaaaaaagaagacaacaTATTTCCTTGCTACGAAACTTCCCCTTTTTTCCGAccaccttttttttttttttctttttgagCTTatattcttttctctctcttccttttcgCCCGACCTGGTGTCCTCAATATCGACGAAATTACAGCTTCGGTGATATCTGTTGTTGTTCCGAGCTTGTCGCTGTCAGTTCCAGCCCAGCCCCCTTATCGGTGACAGCCTAGCGTTCAGGAACTAATGCGGGATTGATCGGTATTCAGCTACCAGACCGGACTAACTAGTTGTCAACGATTCACCGTCACCGATCGAACAGAACGAGAAGACGTTTCATAAATCCTTAAGGAAGGCATAAAACTAGGGAAGGACGATTTCCAGTGTTGTGGGCTTTCCGTCCTCGATTGCGCTTGTTCAAACGCACGAGGCTGATCGCTAATTTCCCGTCTGCGTGCCTGAAGAGGCCGCCTTGGACGGTAACGCGGCAGGTGATCTAGTGGATCAGAAACGTAGGTATGTGACAACTGCTAGCAAACGGGCTCCCGAACCCATCCCGGGCTTTCCCTCAGTATCCCGTCTCCGCTATTGTTCTGTCGCGTCGAACTGCGGCAGTGTACCTGTTTTGCTATGACTATGATCATTGCTGGCGGTACGGACTTTAGCTAGAGCTATTCACAAAAGCGATTGCTCAGAAGATAATGCTGACCCAACTACAGTGTATACCATTCTGGTCTCCGCAGATTCTTCGGCTATGAGCGATCCCATAACGCAGGCTCTGCCACATACCCATGCCACTCCAGCCATGACCTCAGCGGCTCTGTCTTCCGCCCCCAGCAATAGCCGAAACCCCGTTTATCCAGATCTCCTTAGTGGGCCACCCATTCCGCCGCCGAGGACATCCTCGAACCACAGAAGCCGTGGGTCCAACAACACAGCCTCTGCATCGTCCGGAGAGAGGGGATCAGGGTCGCGttacaagggcaagggtgAGGAGCGCAGCCGCCGTGAGAAAAAGGGCGAGGAATCTCGCTCGCGCCATCAGGGGTCCAAATCATCTGAGGATCAGTCAAGAGGGCCAAGTACTTACGGCCAAAGCTCCCCTCAACCCGAGGACCTCATGGCGACGATCCCGAGTCAGGGCACGTTGGTGAAAGAGTCAAGCACAGTCATTAATCAGCTCTTAGTGAGTGACCCGGCGGTTGATATTGAACGAGAACAAGCCCGTCAACAAGCGGTACCGGCACCGAATGAGAACGCTTCCACCTCGGGACTAGGATTGATGAGCGGCGAAAATCTGGATGATGGGGCCGGCGGCAATCTCCCAAGTCGGCAAGAGTTTCCTGAGCATACCGTCAAGCGCAAAGAAACGACATTTGGCCAATATATCCTCGGGCAAACAGTGGGAGAAGGTGAATTCGGCAAGGTCAAATTAGGCTGGAAGCGCGATGGTTCCATCGAGGTGGCTATCAAGCTTATTCGCCGCGAGTCGCTTGGATCGAACCCAACTAGGTTGCCGAAGATCTACCGGGAGATCTCAATTCTGCGAGATCTATCTCATCCGAACATAGTAAGGCTGCACGAGATGGTCGAAACGGACCGACACATTGGAATTATCATGGAGTATGCGTCTGGCGGTGAGCTTTTCGACCATATTTTGAGGAACAAGTATTTAAAAGATAATTCTGCTCGACGTCTGTTTGCGCAACTTGTGTCCGGTGTTGGCTACCTTCACAAGAAGGGTATCGTTCATCGTGATTTGAAACTGGAAAACTTGCTGCTTGACCGAAACCGCAATATCATTATCACAGACTTTGGCTTTGCCAATACTTTTGACCCTAACGATGAGCTCACCGAAGAGATTGAGTATAACCTCACCAATAAGGAGTTTGTGAAAAAGATGCGCCTGGATAAACCCAATGCGAAGGGCTTCCGCCGAGGAGACTTGATGCAGACGAGTTGCGGAAGTCCCTGTTATGCTGCCCCAGAGCTCGTGGTGAGCGACTCACTCTACACCGGACGAAGGGTGGACGTTTGGAGTTGTGGTGTTATTCTTGTAAGTGGTCTCAATCGATTATGTCGGTCTCACTTTTTGTCTTTGACTTACTGAACGATATAAGTATGCTATGCTGGCAGGCTATCTTCCTTTCGATGATGATCCAGCGAATCCAGACGGTGATAATATCAACTTGCTCTACAAATACATCGTCTCAACCCCTCTCACGTTCCCCGAATATGTTACACCCCACGCCCGTGACCTCCTGAGGCGAATTCTGGTCCCTGATCCCCGAAAACGAGCAGATCTTTTTGAAGTTGCGCGGCACAGTTGGCTCAGCGAGTATGCCGATCTTGTCTCGCATATCACCAGCAGTACGACCAAGGTGGCTGATATTGCCTCGGCTACGGTTCCTCGCGGTATGGAATTTCGTACCAACGGACCCACACAGTCTCCTGCTGACTTGATTTCACCAGAACAACCCAGAGAAGGCCCTTCGCTTGCTCGCAGTGCCTCAGTGAGAGAGCCACCAAAGACACATCACGGCTCAAGCCCATCAATTGGAGGACTAGTACATCACCCAGGGGACATCTCACAGGATCAGAGCGACAGATCCAAGACCCCTCGCGACACGAAACGTCGCACCGTCCAAGTAGAATATGTCGCTCCTCAGTCTCAGACTTCAAGAGGGGAAACCTCTGGATCAAGTGCGACTGTCCAAAATGTTTCTCCTACCGAGCCCATTTCGACAAGACCGAAACCTACCGGCCAAGAACACTCTGTGAAAACTCAAACATCACCCGAGCAATCGATATCGAgtggctctgcagcagcgccggcTCAGCCAATTTCTCATCTACCTCGCTCTACATCCGATACTGCAGCCCTCACCGGCACAACGACGCAGACCGCACGGCCTACAACTGGAGCGTCAATGGCTTCGTTCAAAACCGGGCGTTTGCCATCTCGTGGTTCATACGGACAGCCAGTGGCACCCACTGTGGCAGCAACGAATGCCGAGGGCCGACTGGCGCAACCAAAGAGCAAGCAGTACGTCATCTCCGCACCGATACAACAAGATGCCGGACAGGCTTCTGCTATGGGTAGCCCAAGCGTACAGAATTTCCCTTCCAAATTCAACACTACA
Protein-coding sequences here:
- the kfsA gene encoding protein kfsA (transcript_id=CADANIAT00001838), giving the protein MTMIIAGVYTILVSADSSAMSDPITQALPHTHATPAMTSAALSSAPSNSRNPVYPDLLSGPPIPPPRTSSNHRSRGSNNTASASSGERGSGSRYKGKGEERSRREKKGEESRSRHQGSKSSEDQSRGPSTYGQSSPQPEDLMATIPSQGTLVKESSTVINQLLVSDPAVDIEREQARQQAVPAPNENASTSGLGLMSGENLDDGAGGNLPSRQEFPEHTVKRKETTFGQYILGQTVGEGEFGKVKLGWKRDGSIEVAIKLIRRESLGSNPTRLPKIYREISILRDLSHPNIVRLHEMVETDRHIGIIMEYASGGELFDHILRNKYLKDNSARRLFAQLVSGVGYLHKKGIVHRDLKLENLLLDRNRNIIITDFGFANTFDPNDELTEEIEYNLTNKEFVKKMRLDKPNAKGFRRGDLMQTSCGSPCYAAPELVVSDSLYTGRRVDVWSCGVILYAMLAGYLPFDDDPANPDGDNINLLYKYIVSTPLTFPEYVTPHARDLLRRILVPDPRKRADLFEVARHSWLSEYADLVSHITSSTTKVADIASATVPRGMEFRTNGPTQSPADLISPEQPREGPSLARSASVREPPKTHHGSSPSIGGLVHHPGDISQDQSDRSKTPRDTKRRTVQVEYVAPQSQTSRGETSGSSATVQNVSPTEPISTRPKPTGQEHSVKTQTSPEQSISSGSAAAPAQPISHLPRSTSDTAALTGTTTQTARPTTGASMASFKTGRLPSRGSYGQPVAPTVAATNAEGRLAQPKSKQYVISAPIQQDAGQASAMGSPSVQNFPSKFNTTPRQEPPKGHKRSNTVSAIGEKLFGRSGSIFGGRGGQQSASKQKAGRRYPPTSMRDPYPGDDSRTSVDSRRSAQYGYGTRKASEAGGENRTRRFSLLPASFSLKGISSSSRSQTPDEESKADRFSDNRVSQRPSTGAIRTRVRATSYGAHDTIASAATDGPSDDVIVHDEPVNYQARIDQQFAALHSNNSGTYQPSPYGTVSAEQVHQNDNEHYYRNNYANHSTPNYYDEYNGVHDNASGASLQTGRSSNRPGVLQKNHRRFADAYENESHHSGSSGAARKVMDFFRRRAKSRVGDDR